CGATTCATTCACCCCTGTATAACCATTCGACATTTGCTTTTGAAACAACAAAAGATCTCCTGGATGTGGTCGAAGGAAGAAAGCAGGGCAACCTCTACACTCGATATGGCTTGAATCCGACAATTAAAGCGGCGGAGGAGAAACTTGCGGCTTTGGAATATGGTGAAGCCGCTCTGGTTTTTGGTTCGGGCATGGCGGCGGAGGCGGCAACATTTTTAACCTACGCCCACAACGGCGATGAGATAATCTGCATCGGAGATGTCTACGGGGGTACGTTTGAATTACTTCAAAAGCTTTTCCCTCAAGTAGGAATTACAACAAAATTTCTGCTGGGTTCTGAAATGGGTTTTTTAGAAAGTTCAATAAACTTAAAAACAAAAATGATTTTTTTCGAAACCCCCACCAATCCGAATATGGAGATTATCGATATTGAATCAGTTGGAAAAACCGCTCATGACCACAACGTGCTCGTTGTTGTTGATAATACATTCGCTTCTCCCTACAATCAAAATCCATTACGCTTGAACGCTGATCTGGTAATTCACAGCACAACGAAGTATTTAGGCGGCCACAGTGATTTGACCGGAGGTGTAGTCATCGGATCGGGAAAAATAGTTGAGCCGATAGGTCTGTGGAGAAAAGGTCTCGGACAGATCATGGCGCCGGATGTGGCGTATCTGTTGCTCCGCAGCTTACGAACGCTTGCGGTGCGTGTTGAGCGGCAAAACAAAACTGCCATGTCGATAGCGCAGGCATTACAAAAGCACCCCGCAGTAAAAAGTGTCAACTACCCGGGTTTAGAAACTTTCCCGGGCCACAGTCTGGCAGTAAAACAGATGAGAGGATTTGGAGGGATGGTTAGTTTCGAAATAATCGGAGACAGAAAAGCGACAGAAAAATTTGTCGATTCGTTAATACTGTTTTCCATCGCTCCCAGCCTTGGAGGTGTAGAAAGCCTCGTTACCCAGCCGGTAACGACAACTCACCATGACCTTTCGTCTGAAGAAAGAGCCCGCCGTGGAATTTCAGATTCTTTAGTAAGGATATCCTGCGGGTTGGAGGATGAACAGGATTTAATAAATGATTTGGAGCATGCATTGGAAACCTTAAACTAAAGGATAGTTTATTATGGGACTGAACAATATCAATACAACCGCTGTTGGGAAATTCATGGAAGAGGCGCAGAATAACCCTCAGATAGCAAGGAAGTCAAAACGAGTGGAAGGCGAATGGGTTTTTGAAAATGGGAAACCCCAGTTCAAAGCCGTTCTGGCCTATAAAGAGGGAGAGCGGGTTTTAGAATCCGATTTCGCGCCTTTCATGGGCGGGATGGGCCTTGCGCCCGACCCGATACAATATTGCCTGTATGGTATGGCAGCCTGTTATGCAGGGACATTTGTCGCTTTGGCAACCATGGAAGGTATTTCTCTAAGGAAGTTAAGGATTGCGGTGGAAAATAAAGTAGACTTGACAAGGACTTTTGGTCTTTCGTCCAATCCAATTGTGGAGGAAGTCGAACTGACGCTGGAGGTAGAGTCGGATGCGACACGGGAAAAGCTTGAAGAGATTGAATCGCTGGCTAAGGAACGGTGTCCCGGTGTTTACTGTCTTGTGAATCCTATTCCACTCACAACACGCATGAATATCGTGAATAGTAAGAGAGAGAGTTAATGAAAAAGCTATCTTAAAGCTGGCACTCTTTTCCCCGGAAAACATGCTTGAGCCTGATCAATCCGAGCACAAGAGCCGCCAGATGAAGTGACCGGCGCCAGGAAAGTTCTCGCCTTCACCTACCCATACTACCACCTTCGGCCAGTGCTCGGTCGTGGTGGTGAATATCCCGGCGAGTGAACGTCAGGAATAGCGCCGGTCCTGATTCATTTTTTAGAAGGTTGTTTTACTCTATGGATTCCTTCCCAAAATCCCGGAATTCATGCGATACCGATATCTTTCTCTACTCCGGGAATAATTGTACTGCATTTTCCCCTTTCATTTTCCATCAGAAAATAGTATTTTACTAATCTTTCCCCGACAACGACAACTTGGAGTTGCCATAGATATGCTGAAAACGCGAGAGAATATCCGCAACATCGCCATCATCGCCCATGTGGATCACGGCAAGACCACGCTCGTGGACGCCCTGCTCCGTCAGTCCGGGGCCTACCGCTCCCACGAGCATGTGGTGGAGCGCGCCATGGACAGCATGGACCTCGAGCGTGAGCGCGGCATCACCATCATGTCCAAGAACACCGCGGTGGCCTTCCGCGACATTATCATCAATATCGTCGACACACCCGGCCACGCCGATTTCGGGGGTGAGGTCCAGCGCGTCCTGAAAATGGTGGACGGCTGCCTGCTTTTGGTGGATGCTGCGGAAGGGCCGCTCCCGCAGACCCGGTATGTCCTCTCCAACGCCCTGCTGAACGGGCTTTCCCCCATTGTGGTCATCAACAAGATCGACCGCCCGGACTCCCGTATAAGCGAAGTGCTGGACGAGGTGTTCGAACTCTTTATGGACCTGGACGCCACCGATGAACAGTGCGATTTCCCGGTGGTGTTCACCGTCGCCCGTGAAGGAACCGCGACGCTCGACCCCGCTGTCCCTGGAAGCGATCTCCTCCCCCTCTTCGAGCTCATCACGTCGCAGGTGCCTGCACCAGTGTACGATGATTCCATTCCGCTCCAGCTTCAGATCACCACGCTCGACTACAGCGACTACCTGGGCCGTATCGGCATCGGGCGGATCGCCAACGGGAATATCGCGGTCGGACAGACCATACTCATGGGCAGCGGCGAAGAAGGAGAAGAATACACTCGGGCGAAAGTTACCCAACTCTTCGGGTTTTCCGGACTTCATCGGGCGCCGGTGGGATCAGCCGGGCCGGGCGAAATTGTGGCAATCGCGGGCATAGAAGGTATCAAGCTCGGCGACACCCTTACCGACCCGGAGGACCCGCGGCCGCTGCCTCCGCTCCGCATCGACGAGCCGACGCTTGAGATGGTATTCACCATCAACACTTCGCCGCTCGCGGGACAGGACGGCCGTTACCTGACCAGTCGTGAGATCCGCGACCGCCTCTTCAAGGAAATCCAGGGCAATCCCTCCCTGCATGTGGAGGAGACCGACAACGCCAAGGAATTTAAGGTTATCGGCCGCGGGGAGCTTCAGCTCGGCGTGCTCATCGAGACCATGCGCCGCGAGGGATATGAGCTGTCTGTGGGCAAGCCGACAGTCCGAATGCGCCGGGATAAGGGGGCTCTCATCGAGCCATGGGAGCACCTGGTCATCGACTGCCCCGAGGCTCACATCGGCGTCATCACCCAGACCATGGGATCCCGCAAGGGGCGGATGACCCGCATGGTCAACCATTCCTCGGGCTGGGTGCGCATCGAGTACGATATCCCCATGCGGGGGCTTATCGGCCTGCGCTCGTTCCTCATGGTGGAAACGCGCGGGACTGCGGTCCTGAACAGCCTTTTCCTCGACTGGCAGCCGCACGCCGGAGAAATCCCGCACCGCACGAGCGGAGTCATCGTGGCCGACCGCCGGGGCCGCGCCACCGCCTATGCGCTGGAGAATCTCCAGGAGCGCGGACAGCTTTTCTGCGGGCCGGGAGAGGATGTTTATTCCGGACGCATTGTGGGACGTAATTCACGATCCGAAGATATGTGGGCCAATCCTACCAAGGAAAAGAAAAAGGACAACATGCGCGCGGTGGGCAAGGACGATAACTACCAGCTCTACCCGCCAAAGATCATCTCTCTCGAGGAGGCGCTGGAGTATATTGCCGATGATGAGCTGGTGGAAATCACTCCGAGGGTAATTCGCATCCGTAAAAAGCATCTCGACCCCAATTCGGCCCGGCAGGCGGCGAAGAAGGGGGCAGGAGAGTAAGGAAATACGGAATTATGGCGCGGTTTGCTTATGTTTGAGCGTTTAGATGCCGAAACAAGTTCGGCATGACACGTGTCATCCTGAACTTGTTTCAGTATCTAATTTAAAAGAAACGCCATAACATATGTCGCAATGAATAATTATCACCAAGTTACCGTTTTAGGACCCGAAACCCGATGCCATAACCCCTGGTGGCAGGATTGAAGAAATCCCGGAAGGCTGACCGGCTGTAGTAGTCTCCGTAATAAAAGCTCCCGCCGCGGTACACACGATCTTCGCCGGACGATGCGCCTTTCGGATTCTTGACGCTCGCTGCAGAGTATTTTTCATATAAATCGCTGCACCACTCCCAGGCATTCCCGCTCATGTCGTACAGGCCGAAAGGATTTTTGGGATAGCTTTTCACATTCACCGGATGGCCGATGTTCTCCATCCCATAGTCATAATTTGCTTTTTTACCGCTTATCGTGCCGTCATCCGTACCGAACAGATACTGCTTTCCGCCCCGGCAGGCGTACTCCCATTCCGCTTCCCGCGGCAGATCACACCTGTAAAAATCCGCAAACGCCTTCGCCCCGTACCATGTCACAAATATCACCGGCCAGTTTTCATGACCGGATACCATACTGAATACGCCGTTTTTATAGGTTATACCGCAGCGGTTATCTGCATCATGCGATCCGGACAAATATATGTATTCTTTACCTTTATAGACGCCTTTCGCTCCCTTTACCGTTGAACTCGCCGCCGTGATTTCCCCACGCGCAAGCGCCGCGACCAGATACTCGCAATACTGTGTATTTGTGATTTCCGCTTCGCTCATCTGGAACGGACTCACCGTCACCGTATGAACCGGCACGCAACCATCCCAAAGATCGCCTGTCTCATCCCCCATCTTGAATGTACCGCCGGGAACAGATACAAAGGCGACGCCCTTGATAGCCTGGGTGCGGCCTTCCGTGACGAAAAGGAGGGCGCTTATTATTGCAGCGAAACAGAAAAAGCAACATCGCTTCATAGATTGGCCTCCATGAGAAGAAAACTCACCCCTTAACCCAATACAGTTCATTTAACCACTAAAATCACGAAAAACACGAAATTTGCTTTTTGATAAAATCATTTTTTGTGCCTTTCGTGTGGTTCGTGGTTTAAAAATCTTGTACTTTTTCGTTAAAGTGAACCGTATTGCCCCTTAACCCCAATCAAGAGCCAAAGATCAAATATTTGGTGTTCAAAAGATTTCTACTAACGGCGAACCACGCGGAAACCGATAGTGACGTTCGCGAATTCCGGTATGTTGCTGCTGCGGTGGGCTGACCGGAGGGTGCTTTCTTTGAAGTAGCTCCAGCTTCCGCCGCGGATAATATGTGCTTCGCTGGATTCTGGGCCGGTGGGATTAGTAGCAGGTGATGAACTGTAGCTTCCGTAATAGTCACTGCACAACTCCCATACATTCCCACTCATGTCATACAGACCAAAGGGATTCTTCGGATAAATCTTGACACTCACCGGATGATTAATGCCAGTATAATTCATCTTGTTTGAACTGAGTGTTCCGTCATCAGTCCCGTACAAATACTGTTTTCCTCCCCGGCAAGCATACTCCCACTCTGCCTCACGCGGCAAATCACATCCATAATAATCCGCAAACGCTTTCGCTCCAATCCACGTCACATACACCACTGGCCAGTTCTCATGACCGGATACTACACTAAATACATTGTTGGAATACGTTATCCAGCATCTGTTATTCAAATCAAAACTTGATGAGAGCAATAGATACCTCTCCCAGTAGTGTGAACCTTTCGCAATATATACACTGGAAATGTCTGCCGTAATTCCCCCTGTCTTTAATGCCGCGTTCAGATACTCACAATACTGGGCATTTGTGATTTCCGTTTCACTCATCTTAAATGAACTCACTGTCACATTATGCATAGGTCGGCAATCTTTCCAAAGGTCACCTTTTTCATCTCCCATCTGAAATGTCCCGCCGGGAATGGACACAAACGTGATGCCTTTGATAGTCTGGATGGGCTGTGATGAATTTAGTTCTACCGATTTTTTATTGCAATACGCGCCGAAAAGAACGAATGAAACCATTAAAAGCACCAGATCAATCCGCATGGTTTTTTTCATAATCCCCGCCCTCTTTTTATAAATTCCGCGTTGTTATTCAGTTATTTCGACATTTTAAAATATTCAAACGATTTCGCGGCATGCGCAAGTGTTTTTTGGGGGGGATAAAAGAAAATAGTCCCGGGAAAAAGAAACCTCACAAAACAGTTGAGAAAAAGATGAACAGTGCGTACATTTTCGTCAGATTGCCGCAGAGAATTGCCGTTTATCGACTGTATATACTTCCACCCTTGAAAAAACAGGCTCGAACATGGAAAAAACCAAGATCACCAGGCTCCGGCAACTGTATGAGACCACCCTCTTCGATGATGTGATTCCCTTCTGGATGAAATATTCCCCCGACCGTGAATACGGCGGCTACCTGACCATGCTCGACCGTGACGGCACCCCGTACGGCACCGACAAATACATGTGGCCGCAGGCCCGCGAGGTCTGGTTCTTCTCCACCCTCTGCCATACGGTGGAAAAACGGCCGGAATGGCTCGATATGGCCAAACTGGGCTGGGATTTCATTGTGAAACATGCCTTCCACGAGAGCGGGAGATCCTATTTCAGCTTCAAGCGCGACGGCGCCCCGCTCACCATGCCGAGGCAGGTGTTCTCCGAGACATTCATCATCATCGCGGCGGTACGGTACGCCCTGGTCACCGGGGATCAGGAAGCCGCGCGTATCGCCCGAACGCTCTATAAAAAAGTTGTGGAAATGGCTGAAACCCCCGCCGCAGGAAGCCAGAAGGCCATATTGGGCGCCCGTTCCATGAGTGCGCACAATGTCCCCATGATCCTCCTCAATGTCACAAGGGAAATGACCCTCCTGGACGGCGACACGGCGGAATTCCGGGACATCGCCGACCGCTGCCTTGAAAAGGTATTGAAGAAGCATCTGCACCCGGAAAGGAAACTGCTTTTCGAGAATGTGGCGCCGGACGGCTCGCTCATGCTTGATATTCCCGAGGGGAGACTGATCCTTCCCGGCCACGCCATCGAGTCTGCCTGGTTCCTCATGCACGAGGGAATGGCCCGGAACGACCGCTCGCTCATAGGCAAAGCCTGCGACCTCACCCTCTGGATGCTCGATTTCGGCTGGGACATTAAGTACGACGGACTCCTCTATTTCCTCGACTCGGAAGGTTTTCCTCCCCTGCCGCTGGAATGGGACATGAAACTCTGGTGGTGCCACAACGAGGCGCTCTATGCGCTCCTTCTTGCCCACCACCTGACCGGGGAAAAGGTGTACGAGTCCTGGTATGACCGGGTGCATGAGTACTCTTTCACCCACTTCCCCGATCCGGTGCACGGCGAATGGTTCGGCTACCTGCACCGTGACGGCACCGTTTCCCACCGGTTCAAGGGTT
This genomic interval from Candidatus Latescibacter sp. contains the following:
- a CDS encoding aminotransferase class I/II-fold pyridoxal phosphate-dependent enzyme, with the translated sequence MENNYYNKFSTLCVHAGEKRDIQGAIHSPLYNHSTFAFETTKDLLDVVEGRKQGNLYTRYGLNPTIKAAEEKLAALEYGEAALVFGSGMAAEAATFLTYAHNGDEIICIGDVYGGTFELLQKLFPQVGITTKFLLGSEMGFLESSINLKTKMIFFETPTNPNMEIIDIESVGKTAHDHNVLVVVDNTFASPYNQNPLRLNADLVIHSTTKYLGGHSDLTGGVVIGSGKIVEPIGLWRKGLGQIMAPDVAYLLLRSLRTLAVRVERQNKTAMSIAQALQKHPAVKSVNYPGLETFPGHSLAVKQMRGFGGMVSFEIIGDRKATEKFVDSLILFSIAPSLGGVESLVTQPVTTTHHDLSSEERARRGISDSLVRISCGLEDEQDLINDLEHALETLN
- a CDS encoding OsmC family protein; protein product: MGLNNINTTAVGKFMEEAQNNPQIARKSKRVEGEWVFENGKPQFKAVLAYKEGERVLESDFAPFMGGMGLAPDPIQYCLYGMAACYAGTFVALATMEGISLRKLRIAVENKVDLTRTFGLSSNPIVEEVELTLEVESDATREKLEEIESLAKERCPGVYCLVNPIPLTTRMNIVNSKRES
- the typA gene encoding translational GTPase TypA, with translation MLKTRENIRNIAIIAHVDHGKTTLVDALLRQSGAYRSHEHVVERAMDSMDLERERGITIMSKNTAVAFRDIIINIVDTPGHADFGGEVQRVLKMVDGCLLLVDAAEGPLPQTRYVLSNALLNGLSPIVVINKIDRPDSRISEVLDEVFELFMDLDATDEQCDFPVVFTVAREGTATLDPAVPGSDLLPLFELITSQVPAPVYDDSIPLQLQITTLDYSDYLGRIGIGRIANGNIAVGQTILMGSGEEGEEYTRAKVTQLFGFSGLHRAPVGSAGPGEIVAIAGIEGIKLGDTLTDPEDPRPLPPLRIDEPTLEMVFTINTSPLAGQDGRYLTSREIRDRLFKEIQGNPSLHVEETDNAKEFKVIGRGELQLGVLIETMRREGYELSVGKPTVRMRRDKGALIEPWEHLVIDCPEAHIGVITQTMGSRKGRMTRMVNHSSGWVRIEYDIPMRGLIGLRSFLMVETRGTAVLNSLFLDWQPHAGEIPHRTSGVIVADRRGRATAYALENLQERGQLFCGPGEDVYSGRIVGRNSRSEDMWANPTKEKKKDNMRAVGKDDNYQLYPPKIISLEEALEYIADDELVEITPRVIRIRKKHLDPNSARQAAKKGAGE
- a CDS encoding SUMF1/EgtB/PvdO family nonheme iron enzyme, coding for MKRCCFFCFAAIISALLFVTEGRTQAIKGVAFVSVPGGTFKMGDETGDLWDGCVPVHTVTVSPFQMSEAEITNTQYCEYLVAALARGEITAASSTVKGAKGVYKGKEYIYLSGSHDADNRCGITYKNGVFSMVSGHENWPVIFVTWYGAKAFADFYRCDLPREAEWEYACRGGKQYLFGTDDGTISGKKANYDYGMENIGHPVNVKSYPKNPFGLYDMSGNAWEWCSDLYEKYSAASVKNPKGASSGEDRVYRGGSFYYGDYYSRSAFRDFFNPATRGYGIGFRVLKR
- a CDS encoding SUMF1/EgtB/PvdO family nonheme iron enzyme encodes the protein MKKTMRIDLVLLMVSFVLFGAYCNKKSVELNSSQPIQTIKGITFVSIPGGTFQMGDEKGDLWKDCRPMHNVTVSSFKMSETEITNAQYCEYLNAALKTGGITADISSVYIAKGSHYWERYLLLSSSFDLNNRCWITYSNNVFSVVSGHENWPVVYVTWIGAKAFADYYGCDLPREAEWEYACRGGKQYLYGTDDGTLSSNKMNYTGINHPVSVKIYPKNPFGLYDMSGNVWELCSDYYGSYSSSPATNPTGPESSEAHIIRGGSWSYFKESTLRSAHRSSNIPEFANVTIGFRVVRR
- a CDS encoding AGE family epimerase/isomerase, whose amino-acid sequence is MEKTKITRLRQLYETTLFDDVIPFWMKYSPDREYGGYLTMLDRDGTPYGTDKYMWPQAREVWFFSTLCHTVEKRPEWLDMAKLGWDFIVKHAFHESGRSYFSFKRDGAPLTMPRQVFSETFIIIAAVRYALVTGDQEAARIARTLYKKVVEMAETPAAGSQKAILGARSMSAHNVPMILLNVTREMTLLDGDTAEFRDIADRCLEKVLKKHLHPERKLLFENVAPDGSLMLDIPEGRLILPGHAIESAWFLMHEGMARNDRSLIGKACDLTLWMLDFGWDIKYDGLLYFLDSEGFPPLPLEWDMKLWWCHNEALYALLLAHHLTGEKVYESWYDRVHEYSFTHFPDPVHGEWFGYLHRDGTVSHRFKGSTWKGCFHLPRHLLYCWQLLLKMEKE